A DNA window from Halomonas zincidurans B6 contains the following coding sequences:
- a CDS encoding KpsF/GutQ family sugar-phosphate isomerase yields MTIDIDFAFRASARRTLKLEQQAIATLIGKLSDDFDRACRLILACQGRVVVTGMGKSGHIARKIAATLASTGTPAFFVHPGEASHGDLGMITARDVVLALSNSGETQEITALLPLLKRMGTPLISMTGRPASAMACHAEAHLDASVEREACPLDLAPTASTTAALALGDALAVALLEARGFTAEDFALSHPGGTLGRRLLLKVEDLMHSGARLPSVVIGSPLREALLEITHKGLGFTCVVDEKGRLAGVYTDGDLRRTLDQHGDLRALRVDDVMTRGGKRIRADILAAEAVRLMEDNRITALAVVDDDDRPIGAIHMHDLLVSGVV; encoded by the coding sequence ATGACCATCGATATCGACTTCGCCTTTCGTGCCAGCGCCCGACGCACCTTGAAACTGGAACAGCAGGCCATCGCCACACTGATCGGCAAGCTGTCCGACGATTTCGACCGCGCCTGCCGGCTGATCCTCGCCTGCCAGGGGCGCGTGGTGGTCACCGGCATGGGCAAGTCGGGGCATATCGCACGCAAGATCGCCGCCACGCTGGCGAGCACTGGAACGCCGGCCTTCTTCGTCCACCCCGGCGAGGCCAGCCACGGCGACCTGGGCATGATCACCGCCCGCGACGTGGTACTGGCGCTGTCGAACTCCGGCGAGACTCAGGAGATCACCGCGCTGCTGCCGCTGTTGAAGCGCATGGGCACGCCGCTGATCAGCATGACCGGGCGTCCCGCCTCGGCCATGGCCTGCCATGCCGAGGCCCACCTCGACGCCAGCGTGGAGCGCGAAGCCTGTCCGCTCGATCTGGCGCCGACCGCCTCGACCACCGCCGCGCTGGCGCTTGGCGACGCGTTGGCGGTGGCCCTGCTCGAGGCGCGCGGCTTCACCGCCGAGGACTTCGCCCTGTCACATCCCGGCGGCACGCTGGGCCGGCGCCTGCTGCTCAAGGTCGAGGATCTGATGCACAGCGGCGCGCGGCTGCCCAGCGTCGTCATCGGCAGCCCGTTGCGCGAAGCGCTGCTCGAGATCACGCACAAGGGGCTGGGCTTCACCTGCGTGGTCGATGAAAAGGGCCGGTTGGCCGGCGTCTACACCGACGGCGATCTGCGCCGCACCCTCGACCAGCATGGCGACCTGCGCGCGCTGCGGGTCGACGATGTAATGACCCGCGGCGGCAAACGGATTCGCGCCGACATTCTGGCGGCCGAGGCCGTCAGGCTCATGGAGGACAACCGGATCACTGCGCTGGCCGTGGTCGACGACGACGACCGCCCCATCGGCGCCATCCACATGCACGACCTGCTCGTCAGCGGCGTGGTCTGA
- the mlaD gene encoding outer membrane lipid asymmetry maintenance protein MlaD, with product MRRSKGIEFGVGLFMLAGVIGVIFLGLRVSGLGTGVTGDTMTLHANFANIGGLKVRSKVTLAGVEVGQVSAIELDPEWFDARVTFEVDDKLEGVLPRDSTAAILTAGLLGEQYIGLSMGGDPQTLEDGDTIRDTQQALVLEELIQQFVSNMVKD from the coding sequence ATGAGACGCAGCAAGGGGATAGAATTTGGGGTCGGCCTGTTCATGCTGGCCGGCGTGATCGGCGTGATCTTCCTGGGACTGCGAGTCAGCGGTCTGGGCACCGGCGTTACGGGCGATACCATGACGCTGCACGCCAATTTCGCCAATATCGGCGGTCTCAAGGTGCGCTCCAAGGTGACGCTGGCCGGCGTCGAGGTGGGGCAGGTCTCGGCGATCGAACTCGACCCTGAATGGTTCGACGCCCGCGTCACTTTCGAGGTCGACGACAAGCTCGAAGGCGTTTTGCCGCGCGACTCCACGGCGGCGATACTTACTGCGGGGCTGTTGGGCGAGCAGTACATCGGTCTGTCGATGGGCGGCGACCCGCAAACTCTCGAGGATGGCGATACGATCCGCGATACGCAGCAGGCCCTGGTGCTTGAAGAACTGATTCAGCAGTTCGTGTCGAACATGGTGAAGGATTGA
- the lptB gene encoding LPS export ABC transporter ATP-binding protein — translation MKTLFARHLAKSYKNRRVVQDISLSIGQGSIVGLLGPNGAGKTTSFYMIVGLVRADAGEVGIDDQDLSRAAMHHRARAGIGYLPQEASIFRKLSVADNIMAILEMRRDLDKPGRKRQLEQLLEEFHITHIRDNMGMSLSGGERRRVEIARSLATEPAFILLDEPFAGVDPISVGEIKSIIRQLRDRGIGVLITDHNVRETLDICDNAYIVGDGQIIAEGNAEAILASKKVREVYLGSEFRL, via the coding sequence ATGAAGACATTGTTCGCCCGGCATTTGGCCAAGAGCTACAAGAATCGCCGCGTGGTCCAGGACATCAGCCTATCGATCGGCCAGGGCAGCATCGTCGGCCTGCTCGGCCCCAACGGGGCCGGCAAGACGACCTCATTCTACATGATCGTCGGCCTGGTGCGCGCCGACGCCGGCGAGGTGGGCATCGACGACCAGGACCTCAGCCGCGCAGCGATGCATCACCGCGCCCGCGCCGGCATCGGCTACCTGCCTCAGGAAGCCTCGATCTTTCGCAAGCTGTCGGTCGCCGACAACATCATGGCGATCCTCGAGATGCGTCGCGACCTGGACAAGCCGGGACGCAAGCGCCAGCTCGAGCAACTGCTCGAGGAATTCCATATCACCCATATTCGCGACAACATGGGCATGAGCCTGTCCGGCGGCGAACGTCGCCGGGTAGAGATCGCCCGCTCACTGGCCACCGAGCCGGCGTTCATCCTGCTCGACGAGCCCTTCGCGGGGGTCGACCCGATTTCGGTCGGCGAAATCAAGTCGATCATCCGTCAATTGCGCGATCGGGGCATCGGCGTACTGATCACCGACCATAACGTGCGCGAGACGCTGGATATCTGCGACAACGCCTACATCGTCGGCGACGGCCAGATCATCGCCGAAGGCAACGCGGAAGCGATACTCGCCAGCAAGAAGGTCCGCGAGGTCTATCTGGGTAGCGAATTCCGCCTTTGA
- the mlaE gene encoding lipid asymmetry maintenance ABC transporter permease subunit MlaE, with product MRRIAALGRTTLDAIDALGRAGMILVLSSLTVPSREGWRLWLRQMHFVGVMSLAIVLVSGMFIGMVLGLQGYTILVDFGAEDALGQMVALSLLRELAPVVTALLFAGRAGSALTAEIGLMKATEQLSSMEMIGVDPLRRIIAPRLWAGFVSLPLLTVGFSVVGIWGGYLIGVQWLGVFDGSYWSNMQDSVGFFADIGNGMIKSVVFALVVTWIAVFQGYDLVPTSEGISRATTRTVVYSSLAVLGLDFVLTATMFGELG from the coding sequence TTGCGCAGGATCGCGGCGCTGGGTCGGACGACGCTGGATGCCATCGACGCGCTGGGGCGGGCGGGGATGATCCTGGTGTTGTCGAGTCTGACCGTGCCGTCACGGGAAGGCTGGCGGCTGTGGCTGCGCCAGATGCATTTCGTCGGCGTGATGTCGCTGGCCATCGTGCTGGTATCCGGCATGTTCATCGGCATGGTGCTGGGGCTGCAGGGCTACACCATTTTGGTCGATTTCGGCGCCGAGGATGCGCTGGGGCAGATGGTCGCCCTGTCGTTGCTGCGCGAACTGGCGCCGGTGGTCACGGCGTTGCTGTTTGCCGGGCGCGCCGGCTCGGCGCTGACCGCCGAGATCGGCCTGATGAAGGCCACCGAGCAACTCTCGAGCATGGAGATGATCGGTGTCGACCCGTTGCGCCGGATCATCGCCCCACGGTTGTGGGCGGGCTTCGTTTCGCTGCCGCTGCTGACCGTCGGCTTCAGTGTGGTGGGCATCTGGGGCGGTTACCTGATCGGCGTGCAGTGGCTGGGCGTCTTCGATGGCTCCTACTGGAGCAACATGCAGGACAGCGTCGGCTTCTTCGCGGATATCGGCAACGGCATGATCAAGAGCGTGGTGTTCGCGCTGGTGGTGACCTGGATCGCGGTCTTCCAGGGCTATGACCTGGTGCCAACCTCGGAAGGCATTTCGCGCGCCACCACGCGCACGGTGGTTTATTCTTCGCTGGCGGTGCTGGGGCTGGACTTCGTGCTCACCGCGACGATGTTTGGAGAACTCGGATGA
- a CDS encoding ABC transporter ATP-binding protein, giving the protein MNESLLVEVEGLRFSRGEKEIFRGVDLQIPRGKITAIMGPSGTGKTTLLKLIGGQLRPDAGRVRIAGHDVHRLSRRALFRLRRRMGMLFQSGALFSDLSVFENVAFPLRVHTDLPEAMVRDIALMKLEAVGLRGARELMPSELSGGMLRRVALARAIALDPDLILYDEPFVGQDPISMGVLVQLVKKVNQALGLTAVVVSHDVKETLTIADYVYVISDGQVMAHGTPASLDDTGDARVRQFIHGEPDGPVPFHYPAPDYVTDIMAGRVQR; this is encoded by the coding sequence ATGAACGAATCGCTGCTCGTCGAGGTGGAAGGATTGCGCTTTTCCCGTGGCGAGAAGGAAATCTTTCGCGGTGTCGATCTGCAGATTCCGCGCGGCAAGATCACTGCGATCATGGGACCCAGCGGCACCGGCAAGACGACGCTGCTCAAGCTGATCGGCGGCCAGTTGCGGCCGGACGCGGGGCGGGTCAGGATCGCCGGCCACGACGTGCACCGCCTGTCGCGGCGGGCGCTGTTCCGGCTGCGCCGGCGCATGGGCATGCTGTTCCAGAGCGGCGCGCTGTTTTCCGATCTCTCCGTGTTCGAGAACGTGGCTTTCCCGTTGCGCGTGCATACCGATCTGCCCGAGGCGATGGTACGCGACATCGCCCTGATGAAGCTCGAGGCGGTGGGCTTGCGTGGCGCTCGCGAACTGATGCCCTCGGAACTGTCGGGGGGGATGCTGCGACGGGTGGCGCTGGCCCGGGCGATCGCCCTGGATCCCGACTTGATCCTCTATGACGAGCCGTTCGTGGGGCAGGATCCGATCTCGATGGGCGTGCTGGTGCAATTGGTCAAGAAGGTCAATCAGGCACTGGGACTGACCGCCGTGGTGGTCTCCCACGACGTCAAGGAGACCCTGACGATCGCCGATTATGTCTACGTGATCTCCGATGGCCAGGTGATGGCGCATGGCACGCCGGCATCGCTGGATGACACCGGCGACGCCCGGGTGCGCCAGTTCATCCACGGTGAACCCGACGGACCGGTGCCGTTTCATTATCCAGCGCCGGATTACGTCACCGACATCATGGCCGGGAGGGTGCAGCGTTGA
- the lptA gene encoding lipopolysaccharide transport periplasmic protein LptA encodes MMRTLIAALGLSGAALLATPALALEGDANQPINIAADRLNLDDRAGTAVYTGDVAMQQGSMKLTAQRVEIERNDQGEVTLVTATGGTERAYLEQRPAPDDPLVKGWGETIVYYAGERRVELISQAELHQASDTFKGAYVEYFLDSRQVQARSQAQGAENERVRMSLTPKSAEQ; translated from the coding sequence ATGATGCGCACCCTAATCGCTGCCCTAGGCCTGTCCGGTGCGGCGCTGCTCGCCACGCCGGCCCTGGCGCTGGAAGGCGATGCCAACCAGCCGATCAACATTGCCGCCGACCGCCTGAATCTCGACGACCGTGCCGGCACCGCCGTCTACACCGGTGACGTCGCCATGCAGCAGGGCAGCATGAAATTGACCGCTCAGCGTGTCGAGATCGAGCGCAACGACCAGGGCGAAGTGACTCTGGTGACCGCTACCGGCGGCACCGAGCGCGCCTATCTCGAACAGCGCCCGGCGCCCGACGATCCGCTGGTCAAGGGCTGGGGCGAGACGATCGTCTACTACGCCGGCGAGCGACGCGTCGAACTGATCAGCCAGGCCGAACTGCACCAGGCCAGCGACACTTTCAAGGGCGCCTATGTCGAGTACTTCCTCGATAGCCGTCAGGTCCAGGCGCGTTCCCAGGCCCAGGGAGCCGAGAACGAGCGCGTGCGCATGAGCCTGACACCGAAGTCGGCCGAACAATGA
- a CDS encoding HPr family phosphocarrier protein — translation MPQRELTLINKRGLHARAATRLVQCCQGYDASVTVHHQGRSGDAANIMSLLMLAAPCGSRLTIKAEGPQASQALDALEALLAARFEEDL, via the coding sequence ATGCCACAGCGTGAGCTGACGCTGATCAACAAGCGCGGCCTGCATGCCCGTGCCGCGACCAGGCTGGTCCAGTGCTGTCAGGGTTACGACGCCAGCGTTACCGTTCATCATCAGGGTCGCAGCGGCGATGCCGCCAACATCATGTCGTTGCTGATGCTCGCCGCGCCCTGTGGCAGCCGGCTGACCATCAAAGCCGAGGGCCCGCAGGCCAGCCAGGCGCTCGATGCGCTCGAGGCGTTGCTCGCGGCACGTTTCGAAGAGGATC
- a CDS encoding KdsC family phosphatase encodes MPHPPHLVERARHMRLLAFDVDGVMTDGQLYFQADGQETKAFSTQDGQGIKLLRRTGIEVAIITGRESPMVARRAAALGIEHVFQGRDDKLTLLRELLDTLGLDFEQLAYCGDDLPDLAPIHYAGLGISVPNAPDYVRERADWVTLRAGGHGAIREICDGLLQMRGHWTALLDAYLHGRN; translated from the coding sequence ATGCCCCATCCCCCCCATTTGGTCGAGCGCGCTCGTCACATGCGGCTGCTGGCCTTCGATGTCGATGGCGTGATGACCGACGGTCAGCTGTACTTCCAGGCCGATGGCCAGGAAACCAAAGCCTTCAGTACCCAGGACGGCCAGGGCATCAAGCTGCTGCGTCGCACCGGGATCGAGGTGGCGATCATCACCGGTCGCGAGTCGCCGATGGTGGCTCGGCGTGCCGCGGCGCTGGGAATCGAACATGTCTTTCAAGGGCGTGACGACAAGTTGACCTTGCTGCGCGAATTACTCGACACGCTGGGCCTGGATTTCGAGCAGCTCGCCTATTGCGGCGACGACCTGCCTGATCTCGCCCCCATCCACTACGCGGGGCTCGGCATCAGCGTGCCCAATGCGCCAGACTACGTCCGTGAGCGGGCCGACTGGGTCACTCTGCGTGCCGGCGGCCACGGCGCCATACGCGAGATCTGCGATGGCCTGCTGCAGATGCGGGGCCACTGGACGGCGCTGCTCGACGCTTATCTCCACGGCCGGAACTGA
- the ptsN gene encoding PTS IIA-like nitrogen regulatory protein PtsN, whose product MSLETILPPERTLFAVPGGSKKRVLEFFSTFIAQNTPSLDSQEVFSRLIGRERLGSTGIGNGVAIPHARNPHCKAPVAGFIKLQEPIDFDAVDGEPVDLLFVLLVPEEADDTHLALLAQVAGIMNDADTRNRLRHSASQRELHETLIDAIHALDGGAGSAPRQAR is encoded by the coding sequence ATGTCACTGGAAACCATACTGCCCCCCGAACGCACTCTGTTTGCCGTGCCCGGGGGGAGCAAGAAGCGCGTGCTTGAGTTCTTCAGCACCTTCATCGCCCAGAACACCCCTAGCCTGGACAGCCAGGAGGTGTTCAGCCGGCTGATCGGTCGTGAACGGCTGGGGAGTACCGGCATCGGCAATGGCGTGGCCATTCCCCATGCGCGCAATCCCCATTGCAAGGCGCCGGTAGCCGGCTTTATCAAGCTACAGGAGCCGATCGATTTCGATGCAGTCGATGGCGAACCGGTCGACCTGCTGTTCGTGCTGCTGGTACCCGAAGAGGCCGACGACACCCACCTGGCGCTACTCGCCCAGGTCGCCGGCATCATGAACGACGCCGACACCCGCAACCGGCTGCGCCACAGTGCCAGCCAGCGTGAACTGCACGAAACGCTCATCGATGCCATCCATGCCCTCGATGGCGGCGCCGGTAGCGCGCCGCGGCAGGCCAGGTAG
- the hpf gene encoding ribosome hibernation-promoting factor, HPF/YfiA family, whose product MQANITGHHVELTDALRDYVNEKLARLERHYDNITTVQVTLSIEKERHQAACTLHAAGADLHAEAENGDMYAAIDALADKLDRQLVKHKEKAQARAQGAGAR is encoded by the coding sequence ATGCAAGCCAACATCACCGGCCATCACGTCGAACTGACGGATGCATTGCGTGACTACGTCAACGAAAAGTTGGCGCGGCTGGAACGCCACTACGACAACATCACCACCGTGCAGGTAACGCTCTCGATCGAGAAGGAACGCCATCAGGCGGCCTGCACGCTTCACGCAGCGGGTGCTGACTTGCATGCCGAAGCCGAGAACGGCGACATGTACGCCGCCATCGATGCCCTGGCCGACAAGCTCGACCGCCAACTCGTCAAACACAAGGAAAAGGCCCAGGCCCGCGCGCAAGGCGCCGGCGCCCGCTGA
- the rapZ gene encoding RNase adapter RapZ gives MQLVIISGRSGSGKSIALQALEDLGFYAIDNLPAMLLDALIDELQQADSKRASVAVSIDARNLPTALERFPAQLEAVRQRGIDCQVVYLTAEDKILLERYSATRRRHPLTRNSQMTLAEAIESEEKALADIRDLADLVMDTSQLSVHDLRGRIAEQVAHHTSEQLTLTFESFGFKRGVPLDADTVFDARCLPNPYWDPRLRPFNGRDAEIVTFLEDYPDVGAMADDIRDWLERWLPAYRASNRSYLTVAIGCTGGQHRSVYLTERLAQHFTGRYRVRIRHRELGIHAAVGAADATA, from the coding sequence ATGCAACTCGTGATCATCAGTGGCCGCTCCGGATCCGGCAAGTCGATCGCCCTCCAGGCACTCGAGGACCTGGGCTTCTATGCCATCGACAACCTGCCGGCGATGCTCCTCGATGCGCTGATCGATGAGCTCCAGCAGGCCGACAGCAAGCGCGCCAGCGTCGCGGTCAGCATTGATGCGCGCAACTTGCCCACGGCCCTCGAGCGCTTTCCCGCGCAGCTCGAGGCCGTGCGCCAGCGCGGCATCGATTGCCAGGTGGTCTATCTGACCGCCGAGGACAAGATCCTGCTCGAGCGCTACTCGGCGACCCGCCGCCGCCATCCGCTGACCCGTAATAGCCAGATGACCCTGGCCGAGGCGATCGAGTCCGAGGAGAAGGCACTGGCGGACATCCGGGATCTGGCCGACCTGGTGATGGATACCTCGCAGCTCTCGGTCCACGACCTGCGCGGACGCATCGCCGAGCAGGTCGCCCACCATACCAGCGAACAGCTCACGCTGACCTTCGAATCGTTCGGCTTCAAGCGCGGCGTGCCGCTCGATGCCGATACCGTCTTCGACGCCCGCTGCCTGCCCAATCCCTACTGGGATCCGCGGCTGCGCCCGTTCAATGGCCGAGATGCCGAGATCGTGACCTTTCTCGAGGATTATCCGGATGTCGGCGCCATGGCCGACGATATCCGCGACTGGCTCGAACGCTGGTTGCCCGCCTACCGCGCCAGCAACCGCAGTTATCTGACGGTGGCGATCGGCTGCACCGGCGGCCAGCATCGTTCAGTGTATCTGACCGAACGTCTGGCGCAGCACTTTACCGGCCGTTACCGGGTGCGAATTCGTCATCGGGAATTGGGCATCCACGCCGCCGTGGGAGCCGCCGATGCCACAGCGTGA
- the lptC gene encoding LPS export ABC transporter periplasmic protein LptC has translation MLQRFSRLSPKGWLALILLALGGLLALIEQRNLISLPSPPSTGESGEPDYYLEDATLTRFDATGTAYQRLETPRLTHTPTDDVTRLQAPDARLVDDRGRVWLASADTGRLGANANPLKLSGNAQLQAPEQGWKINSEVLIYDAETGHAWSESEAVLRKFQQRVRGDRFDAWLDSGQMQLNGNVRGYHPPIDEESGS, from the coding sequence ATGCTCCAGCGTTTCTCGCGGCTTTCGCCCAAAGGGTGGCTGGCGCTCATCCTGCTCGCGCTGGGTGGGCTGCTGGCCTTGATCGAGCAACGCAACCTCATCTCGTTGCCCTCGCCCCCTTCCACGGGCGAGAGCGGCGAACCCGATTACTACCTGGAAGACGCCACGCTGACCCGCTTCGATGCGACCGGTACCGCCTATCAGCGACTCGAGACACCCCGGCTTACGCATACCCCCACCGATGACGTGACGCGGCTGCAAGCGCCCGACGCTCGGCTCGTCGACGACCGCGGCCGGGTCTGGCTCGCCAGCGCCGACACAGGTAGGCTGGGAGCCAACGCCAATCCGCTCAAGCTAAGCGGCAACGCCCAGCTCCAGGCGCCCGAACAGGGCTGGAAAATCAACAGCGAGGTCTTGATTTACGACGCCGAAACCGGTCATGCCTGGAGTGAAAGCGAGGCCGTGCTGCGCAAGTTTCAGCAACGCGTGCGCGGCGATCGTTTCGATGCCTGGCTGGACAGCGGACAAATGCAGCTCAACGGCAATGTACGCGGCTATCACCCGCCGATCGACGAGGAATCAGGATCATGA
- a CDS encoding BolA family protein yields the protein MQPSDVKARLESRIDDCEFHIQGEGCNFQVVAVGEAFAGLSPVKRQQLIYGALSEEIASGALHAVSIKTYTPAQWQDAPESAQS from the coding sequence ATGCAACCCAGTGATGTCAAGGCGCGACTGGAGTCGCGGATCGACGACTGCGAATTTCACATCCAGGGCGAAGGCTGCAACTTCCAGGTCGTCGCTGTGGGCGAAGCATTCGCAGGACTGAGCCCCGTCAAACGTCAGCAACTGATCTACGGCGCGTTGTCCGAGGAGATCGCCAGCGGCGCGCTTCACGCCGTGAGCATCAAGACCTATACCCCGGCGCAGTGGCAGGACGCGCCCGAGAGCGCCCAGAGCTGA
- a CDS encoding RNA polymerase factor sigma-54 → MAMKPTLQLRVGTQLTMTPQLQQAIQLLQLSTLDLRQEIQQALESNPMLEMEDDFGEADVGEALDDDWASDIPEELALDSEWSDTYQDLAPGAGRSEDAPDFERNTADQSLQDHLRWQLDMTGLDSREHAIADCLIDAVNLDGYLDGQLDELTEGLRSQGLSGLKAAEVEQILHRLQQFDPTGVFARDLRECLLLQLATLADDTPLLPQAKRLVRQFLDALANDDRKLLKRRLRLDDAQLDAVIALIRALDPRPGQAFDASGEDYVIPDLVARHTREGWRIELNPEALPRLRVQPDYAALIKRADKSDDNTFMKQHLQEARWLIKSLSSRNDTLLKVGREIMIRQFDFLERGEEAMKPLVLADIAQTVEMHESTISRVTTQKFIHTPRGVFELKYFFSSHVGGGSEGDAHSSTAIRARLKKLIGDEPPRKPLSDSKLVELLAADGIAVARRTVAKYREALGIPSSGERRRLA, encoded by the coding sequence ATGGCAATGAAACCCACGTTGCAGCTTCGGGTCGGCACCCAGCTGACCATGACGCCTCAGTTGCAGCAGGCCATCCAGCTACTGCAGCTGTCGACGCTGGATCTACGCCAGGAGATCCAGCAGGCGCTGGAATCCAACCCCATGCTCGAGATGGAGGATGATTTCGGGGAAGCCGACGTCGGCGAAGCGCTCGACGACGACTGGGCCAGCGACATCCCTGAGGAACTCGCCCTGGACAGCGAGTGGTCGGACACCTACCAGGATCTGGCCCCCGGCGCCGGACGCAGCGAAGACGCTCCCGACTTCGAGCGCAACACCGCCGATCAGAGCCTGCAGGATCACCTTCGCTGGCAGCTCGACATGACCGGGCTCGACAGTCGCGAACATGCGATCGCCGACTGTCTCATCGATGCAGTCAACCTCGACGGCTATCTCGACGGTCAGCTCGACGAATTGACGGAAGGCCTGCGCAGCCAGGGGCTTTCCGGACTCAAGGCCGCCGAGGTCGAGCAGATTCTGCATCGTCTTCAACAGTTCGACCCCACCGGTGTATTCGCCCGCGACCTGCGCGAGTGTCTGCTGCTGCAACTGGCTACGCTGGCCGACGATACGCCGCTGCTGCCCCAGGCCAAGCGCCTGGTACGCCAGTTTCTCGACGCGCTGGCCAATGATGACCGCAAGTTGCTCAAGCGTCGGCTGCGTCTCGACGATGCCCAGCTCGATGCGGTGATCGCCCTGATCCGCGCCCTCGATCCACGCCCCGGCCAAGCCTTCGACGCCAGTGGCGAGGATTACGTGATCCCCGACCTGGTGGCTCGCCATACTCGCGAGGGCTGGCGTATCGAGCTCAATCCCGAGGCGCTACCGCGATTGCGCGTCCAGCCCGACTATGCCGCCTTGATCAAGCGCGCCGACAAGAGCGACGACAACACCTTCATGAAGCAGCACCTTCAGGAGGCGCGCTGGTTGATCAAGAGTCTGTCGAGTCGCAACGACACCCTGCTCAAGGTCGGTCGCGAGATCATGATCCGCCAGTTCGACTTCCTCGAGCGTGGCGAGGAGGCCATGAAACCGCTGGTGCTCGCCGACATCGCCCAGACCGTGGAGATGCACGAATCGACCATCTCGCGGGTCACCACACAGAAGTTCATTCATACCCCGCGCGGCGTCTTCGAACTCAAGTACTTCTTCTCGAGCCATGTCGGCGGCGGCAGCGAAGGCGATGCGCACTCCAGCACCGCGATACGCGCACGCCTGAAGAAGCTGATCGGCGACGAGCCGCCGCGCAAGCCACTTTCCGACAGCAAGCTGGTCGAGCTGCTCGCCGCCGATGGCATCGCGGTGGCGCGACGCACCGTCGCCAAGTATCGCGAAGCGCTGGGCATCCCCTCCTCCGGTGAACGCAGACGCCTCGCCTGA
- a CDS encoding STAS domain-containing protein, with protein sequence MSILLDHDGVRLVVEDQALIASGEADFDVAASLAESGCEWLGAQAVGSVVRFDLSGVDRASSVAISVMLEWLRCARERGLKIESVRLSEPLARVTSLAGIDQLLPSPTQAVGG encoded by the coding sequence GTGAGTATATTGCTCGATCACGACGGTGTGCGGCTGGTCGTGGAGGATCAGGCACTGATCGCCAGTGGCGAGGCCGATTTCGACGTCGCCGCCAGCCTGGCCGAGAGCGGCTGTGAATGGTTGGGTGCCCAGGCCGTTGGCAGTGTGGTGCGCTTTGATTTGAGCGGCGTCGATCGGGCCAGCAGCGTGGCGATCAGCGTAATGCTCGAATGGCTGCGCTGTGCTCGCGAACGCGGTCTCAAGATCGAGTCGGTCAGACTTTCCGAGCCGCTGGCTCGGGTGACTTCGCTGGCGGGCATCGACCAGCTGTTGCCATCTCCCACGCAAGCGGTGGGGGGCTGA
- a CDS encoding MlaC/ttg2D family ABC transporter substrate-binding protein has translation MAMHSKFFVLRWLAVIGAVLLMASAAQAQQKPEQLIRDSINQLMGQIEGRKDYFVANPDELKALIDKNLEQIADFRYIGASVMGRYFRNASPEQRSRFVDTFRQTLIDTYARGLVTFNYRELRVLDGTGGRYEDQASVDMEVVAEDGQVYPVSYTLRQDDGQWKVVNVIVNGINLGLTFRNQFDQAMRNNNRNYDKVIDEWAPEVATEELEKGGTASSGQEAAQ, from the coding sequence ATGGCGATGCACAGCAAGTTTTTCGTTTTGCGTTGGTTGGCCGTGATAGGCGCGGTGCTATTGATGGCATCGGCGGCCCAGGCTCAACAGAAACCCGAGCAGTTGATCCGCGACAGCATCAATCAGCTGATGGGGCAGATCGAAGGGCGCAAGGACTACTTCGTCGCAAATCCCGATGAATTGAAGGCACTGATCGACAAGAATCTCGAGCAGATTGCCGATTTTCGCTACATCGGGGCCAGCGTCATGGGCCGCTATTTTCGCAATGCCTCGCCGGAGCAGCGTTCACGCTTCGTCGATACGTTCCGTCAGACCTTGATTGACACCTACGCCAGGGGCCTGGTGACGTTCAACTATCGCGAATTGCGGGTGCTGGACGGGACGGGCGGCCGATACGAGGACCAGGCCAGCGTCGACATGGAAGTGGTGGCCGAGGACGGTCAGGTCTATCCGGTGAGCTATACCCTGCGCCAGGACGACGGCCAGTGGAAGGTCGTCAACGTCATCGTCAACGGCATCAACTTAGGGCTGACGTTCCGTAACCAGTTCGATCAGGCAATGCGCAACAATAATCGCAACTACGACAAGGTCATCGATGAGTGGGCGCCCGAAGTCGCCACCGAGGAGCTGGAGAAAGGGGGCACCGCTTCCTCGGGGCAAGAGGCGGCGCAGTGA